A window from Rhizosphaericola mali encodes these proteins:
- a CDS encoding molybdopterin-dependent oxidoreductase, whose protein sequence is MKKTLSILLVLIFISITSFSQQNFLLKVSGDVLIPQTLTLENLHLFPKIEVNFIDKVGNKHVYGGYSIQSILTKAGATMGTNLRGKNLSKYVIAKCADGYKVLFSLAELDSNFTDRVVIIADEMDGKVLPKEKGPLRIIVPDEKKPARSCFQLVELIVKTDND, encoded by the coding sequence ATGAAAAAAACGCTATCTATATTACTTGTTTTAATATTTATTAGTATTACAAGTTTTAGTCAACAAAATTTTTTATTGAAAGTATCTGGTGATGTTTTAATACCTCAAACTTTGACATTGGAAAATCTACATTTATTTCCTAAAATAGAGGTAAATTTTATAGACAAAGTTGGTAATAAACACGTTTATGGTGGTTATTCTATACAGTCTATTTTAACAAAAGCTGGCGCTACGATGGGCACTAATTTGCGTGGAAAAAATTTATCAAAATATGTAATTGCAAAATGTGCTGATGGTTATAAAGTATTGTTTTCCTTAGCTGAACTAGATTCTAATTTTACAGACCGAGTGGTTATTATTGCAGACGAAATGGACGGAAAAGTTTTGCCAAAAGAAAAGGGACCCTTAAGAATAATTGTACCCGATGAAAAGAAACCTGCTCGTAGTTGCTTTCAGTTAGTCGAGTTGATTGTTAAAACAGATAATGATTAA
- the hxlA gene encoding 3-hexulose-6-phosphate synthase, giving the protein MAKLQVAIDLLSTEAALELAAKVAPYVDIIELGTPLIKQEGLKVVTAMKAAHPDKLVFADMKTADTGALEAEMAFNAGADLVTVMGTVDDATIKGAVAAANKLGKKVVVDTIGVKNRVQRAKEVSAMGVAFVELHAGLDEQALPGYSIQTLINEGIEAGVPFSIAGGVNANSIKDVLAAGAEVAVAGGAIYSAADPAKAAEALKAAFN; this is encoded by the coding sequence ATGGCAAAATTACAAGTAGCAATTGATTTGCTTTCTACAGAAGCTGCATTAGAATTAGCAGCAAAAGTCGCTCCATATGTGGATATTATAGAATTAGGTACTCCGTTGATCAAACAAGAAGGTTTGAAAGTTGTAACAGCTATGAAAGCAGCGCACCCTGATAAATTAGTATTTGCTGATATGAAAACAGCCGATACTGGGGCATTAGAAGCTGAAATGGCATTCAATGCTGGTGCAGATTTAGTAACTGTTATGGGTACTGTAGATGATGCTACAATCAAAGGAGCTGTTGCCGCAGCAAATAAATTAGGTAAAAAAGTAGTAGTTGATACCATCGGTGTTAAAAATCGAGTACAAAGAGCGAAAGAAGTGTCTGCAATGGGGGTTGCTTTTGTTGAATTACATGCAGGTTTGGACGAACAAGCATTGCCTGGATATTCTATTCAAACATTAATCAATGAAGGTATTGAAGCTGGTGTTCCATTTTCCATTGCTGGTGGTGTTAATGCAAACAGTATTAAAGATGTGTTAGCCGCAGGTGCTGAAGTAGCAGTTGCTGGTGGTGCTATCTATAGTGCAGCTGATCCAGCTAAAGCCGCAGAAGCTTTGAAAGCCGCATTTAATTAA
- the hxlB gene encoding 6-phospho-3-hexuloisomerase: MSQKQNILNKIQDILIENRQVLLNVSEVELNLAKNAMVSANRIFFMGTGRSGLALKMAAMRFMHLGLNVFVVGEIVTPAILENDILIVASGSGTTSTVLIAAEKAKKVNTKILAITTNKDNPLAEIANHIIQIPAAQKTDFSENISQQYAGSLFEQSTLFVLDAIFSVLWENSGKTKEELWPKHANLE, encoded by the coding sequence ATGTCACAAAAGCAAAATATTTTAAATAAAATACAAGATATATTAATTGAAAATCGACAAGTTTTGTTGAATGTTTCTGAAGTAGAATTGAACCTTGCCAAAAATGCAATGGTATCAGCAAACCGTATTTTTTTCATGGGAACTGGTAGGAGTGGACTTGCATTAAAAATGGCGGCTATGCGTTTTATGCATTTAGGATTGAATGTTTTTGTAGTTGGTGAAATAGTAACTCCAGCAATATTGGAAAATGATATATTAATAGTTGCTTCAGGTTCAGGAACAACTAGTACAGTTTTAATTGCTGCCGAAAAGGCAAAAAAAGTAAATACTAAAATTTTGGCAATCACTACTAATAAGGACAATCCATTAGCAGAAATAGCCAACCATATAATTCAAATTCCCGCTGCACAAAAAACAGATTTTTCGGAAAATATATCTCAACAATATGCAGGTAGTTTATTTGAACAAAGTACATTATTTGTATTAGATGCTATATTTTCTGTTTTATGGGAAAACTCAGGTAAAACAAAAGAAGAACTATGGCCCAAACACGCCAATCTAGAATAA